A genomic stretch from Schistosoma haematobium chromosome 2, whole genome shotgun sequence includes:
- the SLC2A2_1 gene encoding Solute carrier 2, facilitated glucose transporter member 2, variant 2 (EggNog:ENOG410V4US~COG:G), with the protein MQSMRRLKFFLPYCIITLGSAFPFGYHSGVINAPADLIKSFINTTLVARSVTCDERCIDLIWSLCVTSFLLGGFFGGLIGGVLANKLGRKKSLFLLSIPTVIGSLLMMFSKMAQSFEMIIVGRFTIGIACGAHTVVGPMFLSEIAPVNFRGAAGTFNQFVLVFAILLSQVLGLPEVMGTTELWPYLLALCTVSSVIHILLLSTCPESPTYLYIIKGDRRRSENALVYLRGQDCDVHAELELLKMETQQSSTHKSNFFDLLRIPYLRWGLIVALVLHIGQQFSGINGILYYFVSLFISNGLTKQVASYANLGTGVTILIGSLASIFIIDRKGRRPLLMFGISACLFSLLLFTLTLIIKRVTEINKLTILSIVLTYTFLFGFSVSLGSIPWFLVSELFTQENRDAAVSIAAATNWLCNAIVALIFPQLVIYISIYAFIPFICVLLAVLIFVGLYLPETKGKTPASIEAYFMRLYGFRGTEVHENPTFADIIDDTTQA; encoded by the exons ATGCAATCAATGAGACGACTGAAGTTCTTTTTGCCATATTGTATCATAACATTGGGGAGTGCGTTTCCTTTTGGATATCACAGTGGAGTGATAAATGCACCTGCTGAC CTGATCAAAAGCTTCATAAATACTACTCTGGTTGCTAGGTCAGTCACATGTGATGAACGTTGCATCGACTTGATATGGTCACTCTGTGTTACGTCCTTCCTCCTTGGGGGATTTTTTGGAGGCTTGATTGGTGGTGTTTTGGCTAACAAGTTGGGCCG GAAAAAATCACTATTTCTGCTTTCTATCCCAACTGTAATTGGGTCACTCCTGATGATGTTTTCGAAAATGGCACAATCTTTCGAAATGATTATTGTTGGGAGATTTACAATTGGGATAGCTTGTG GCGCTCATACAGTCGTTGGGCCTATGTTTTTGTCAGAAATAGCTCCTGTCAATTTCCGTGGAGCTGCGGGAACTTTCAATCAGTTTGTGCTTGTTTTCGCTATATTGTTGTCACAAGTGCTTGGTCTGCCTGAAGTGATGGGGACAACTGAATTATGGCCATATCTACTTG CTTTATGTACCGTTTCCAGTGTCATACATATTTTACTTCTGTCCACTTGTCCTGAAAGTCCTACTTACTTATATATTATTAAAGGTGATCGTCGAAGGTCAGAAAATG CATTGGTTTACCTTCGAGGGCAAGATTGCGATGTACATGCTGAATTAGAACTACTAAAAATGGAGACACAACAGTCAtctacacacaaatcaaattttTTCGACCTACTACGTATTCCATACTTGCGATGGGGACTGATTGTAGCTTTGGTACTACATATTGGCCAACAGTTTTCCGGTATAAATGGA ATTCTTTACTACTTCGTAAGTTTATTCATATCGAATGGGTTAACAAAACAAGTTGCAAGCTATGCGAATCTTGGTACTGGAGTTACTATTCTAATTGGTTCATTGGCATCCATATTTATTATCGATCGGAAAGGCAGACGTCCTTTATTAATGTTTGGAATATCAGCTTGCCTTTTTAGCCTCTTACTATTCACTTTAACTTTGATTATTAAACGAGTGACTGAAATCAATAAACTCACAATTCTATCTATTGTATTGACGTATACGTTTCTATTTGGATTTTCAGTGAGTTTAG GTTCTATTCCATGGTTTTTGGTTTCTGAATTGTTTACGCAAGAAAATCGTGATGCTGCTGTCTCTATCGCTGCAGCAACCAACTGGTTATGCAATGCTATTGTAGCATTAAtattcccacagttggtt ATCTATATTAGTATTTATGCTTTTATACCGTTTATATGTGTATTGTTGGCTGTATTAATATTTGTCGGATTGTATCTACCTGAAACGAAAGGGAAAACGCCAGCTTCCATCGAAGCTTACTTTATGCGTCTTTATGGTTTCCGTGGGACAGAAGTACATGAAAATCCAACATTTGCAGATATAATAGATGATACAA CACAAGCTTAG
- the SLC2A2_1 gene encoding Solute carrier 2, facilitated glucose transporter member 2 (EggNog:ENOG410V4US~COG:G), which yields MFLSEIAPVNFRGAAGTFNQFVLVFAILLSQVLGLPEVMGTTELWPYLLALCTVSSVIHILLLSTCPESPTYLYIIKGDRRRSENALVYLRGQDCDVHAELELLKMETQQSSTHKSNFFDLLRIPYLRWGLIVALVLHIGQQFSGINGVSNFEFQVSLFLTTLLFPELFVVMSTSFITRK from the exons ATGTTTTTGTCAGAAATAGCTCCTGTCAATTTCCGTGGAGCTGCGGGAACTTTCAATCAGTTTGTGCTTGTTTTCGCTATATTGTTGTCACAAGTGCTTGGTCTGCCTGAAGTGATGGGGACAACTGAATTATGGCCATATCTACTTG CTTTATGTACCGTTTCCAGTGTCATACATATTTTACTTCTGTCCACTTGTCCTGAAAGTCCTACTTACTTATATATTATTAAAGGTGATCGTCGAAGGTCAGAAAATG CATTGGTTTACCTTCGAGGGCAAGATTGCGATGTACATGCTGAATTAGAACTACTAAAAATGGAGACACAACAGTCAtctacacacaaatcaaattttTTCGACCTACTACGTATTCCATACTTGCGATGGGGACTGATTGTAGCTTTGGTACTACATATTGGCCAACAGTTTTCCGGTATAAATGGAGTAAGTAACTTTGAATTCCAGGTGTCACTTTTCCTAACAACCCTTTTATTTCCTGAATTATTTGTTGTCATGTCCACTAGCTTTATAACAAGAAAATAA
- the SLC2A2_1 gene encoding Solute carrier 2, facilitated glucose transporter member 2, variant 3 (EggNog:ENOG410V4US~COG:G): protein MAISTWYDNKNAHILKALCTVSSVIHILLLSTCPESPTYLYIIKGDRRRSENALVYLRGQDCDVHAELELLKMETQQSSTHKSNFFDLLRIPYLRWGLIVALVLHIGQQFSGINGILYYFVSLFISNGLTKQVASYANLGTGVTILIGSLASIFIIDRKGRRPLLMFGISACLFSLLLFTLTLIIKRVTEINKLTILSIVLTYTFLFGFSVSLGSIPWFLVSELFTQENRDAAVSIAAATNWLCNAIVALIFPQLVIYISIYAFIPFICVLLAVLIFVGLYLPETKGKTPASIEAYFMRLYGFRGTEVHENPTFADIIDDTTQA, encoded by the exons ATGGCCATATCTACTTGGTATGATAATAAAAATGCTCATATTTTGAAAGCTTTATGTACCGTTTCCAGTGTCATACATATTTTACTTCTGTCCACTTGTCCTGAAAGTCCTACTTACTTATATATTATTAAAGGTGATCGTCGAAGGTCAGAAAATG CATTGGTTTACCTTCGAGGGCAAGATTGCGATGTACATGCTGAATTAGAACTACTAAAAATGGAGACACAACAGTCAtctacacacaaatcaaattttTTCGACCTACTACGTATTCCATACTTGCGATGGGGACTGATTGTAGCTTTGGTACTACATATTGGCCAACAGTTTTCCGGTATAAATGGA ATTCTTTACTACTTCGTAAGTTTATTCATATCGAATGGGTTAACAAAACAAGTTGCAAGCTATGCGAATCTTGGTACTGGAGTTACTATTCTAATTGGTTCATTGGCATCCATATTTATTATCGATCGGAAAGGCAGACGTCCTTTATTAATGTTTGGAATATCAGCTTGCCTTTTTAGCCTCTTACTATTCACTTTAACTTTGATTATTAAACGAGTGACTGAAATCAATAAACTCACAATTCTATCTATTGTATTGACGTATACGTTTCTATTTGGATTTTCAGTGAGTTTAG GTTCTATTCCATGGTTTTTGGTTTCTGAATTGTTTACGCAAGAAAATCGTGATGCTGCTGTCTCTATCGCTGCAGCAACCAACTGGTTATGCAATGCTATTGTAGCATTAAtattcccacagttggtt ATCTATATTAGTATTTATGCTTTTATACCGTTTATATGTGTATTGTTGGCTGTATTAATATTTGTCGGATTGTATCTACCTGAAACGAAAGGGAAAACGCCAGCTTCCATCGAAGCTTACTTTATGCGTCTTTATGGTTTCCGTGGGACAGAAGTACATGAAAATCCAACATTTGCAGATATAATAGATGATACAA CACAAGCTTAG